One Algibacter sp. L3A6 genomic region harbors:
- a CDS encoding polyribonucleotide nucleotidyltransferase — MIPKVFKEVIDLGDGREISIETGKLAKQAHGSVVVQSGKCMLLCTVVSNYKQSDVDFLPLTVDYREKFAAAGRYPGGFFKREARPSDGEVLTMRLVDRVLRPLFPKDYHAETQVMIQLMSHDDDVMPEAMAGLAASAAIQLSDLPFECAISEARVARVNGEFVINPTRAQLAESDLEMMIGASADSVMMVEGEMDEISEEEMADAIKFAHEAIKVQIDAQLRLAEAFGKKEVREYATAEVNEDLQKRIHELAYDKCYAIAKKGTSKAERSAAFAEVKEEVKASFTEEEMAEFGHLVGGYYSKAEKEAVRELTLSEGLRLDGRKTDEIRPIWCEVDYLPSTHGSSIFSRGETQALATVTLGTSRDANKIDMPSYEGEENFYLHYNFPPFCTGEARPLRGTSRREVGHGNLAQRGLKGMIPADCPYTVRVVSEVLESNGSSSMATVCAGTMALMDAGVKMKRPVSGIAMGLISDGDRYAVLSDILGDEDHLGDMDFKVTGTSEGITACQMDIKIKGLSYEILVNALKQAREGRLHILGKITDTIAAPAESVKDHAPTMVTRRVPNEFIGALIGPGGKVIQEMQKETETTIVINEDPVTEEGIVEILGVGSKGIDAVMAKIDSLLFKPTVGNVYEVKVIKMLDFGAVVEYMDAPGNEVLLHVSELAWERTENVSDVVNMGDVFDVKYFGQDPRTRKEKVSRKAILPKPEGYVARPPRDDKRSGGRDNRGARDNRGRDNRRDDRKPREDKKED; from the coding sequence ATGATTCCAAAAGTGTTTAAAGAGGTTATTGACCTTGGGGACGGTAGAGAAATCTCTATCGAAACCGGAAAATTAGCAAAACAGGCCCACGGTTCTGTTGTTGTTCAATCTGGAAAATGTATGTTACTATGTACAGTTGTTTCCAATTACAAACAAAGTGATGTTGACTTTTTACCTTTAACGGTAGATTATCGCGAAAAATTTGCTGCAGCTGGACGTTACCCAGGTGGTTTCTTCAAGAGAGAAGCAAGACCTAGTGATGGTGAAGTTTTAACCATGCGTTTAGTGGATCGTGTTTTACGTCCATTATTCCCAAAAGATTACCACGCAGAAACACAAGTAATGATTCAGTTAATGTCTCATGACGATGATGTTATGCCAGAAGCTATGGCTGGATTAGCCGCTTCTGCTGCTATTCAATTATCAGATTTACCGTTCGAATGCGCAATATCTGAAGCTAGAGTTGCACGTGTTAATGGTGAATTCGTAATCAACCCAACTAGAGCACAATTAGCAGAGTCTGACTTAGAGATGATGATTGGTGCTTCTGCTGATTCGGTTATGATGGTTGAAGGTGAGATGGATGAAATTTCTGAAGAAGAAATGGCAGACGCCATCAAATTTGCTCACGAAGCAATTAAAGTACAAATTGATGCACAATTGCGTTTAGCGGAAGCTTTTGGTAAAAAAGAAGTTCGTGAATATGCTACTGCAGAAGTTAACGAAGATTTACAAAAAAGAATACACGAATTAGCTTACGATAAATGTTACGCTATTGCAAAGAAGGGAACTTCTAAAGCAGAACGTAGCGCTGCATTTGCTGAAGTAAAAGAAGAAGTTAAAGCATCTTTTACTGAAGAAGAAATGGCAGAATTTGGACACCTTGTTGGAGGATACTACAGCAAAGCGGAAAAAGAAGCGGTACGTGAATTAACATTAAGCGAAGGTTTACGTTTAGACGGAAGAAAGACTGATGAAATTAGACCAATTTGGTGTGAGGTAGATTACCTACCTTCTACTCACGGTTCTTCTATCTTTTCTCGTGGAGAAACTCAAGCATTAGCTACAGTAACTTTAGGAACATCTAGAGATGCTAATAAAATAGATATGCCATCTTACGAAGGTGAAGAGAATTTCTATTTACATTACAACTTCCCTCCTTTTTGTACAGGTGAAGCTAGACCATTGAGAGGAACATCTCGTAGAGAAGTTGGTCATGGTAACTTAGCGCAACGTGGTTTAAAAGGAATGATTCCTGCAGATTGTCCTTACACTGTACGTGTTGTATCTGAAGTACTAGAATCTAACGGTTCTTCTTCTATGGCAACGGTATGTGCTGGAACAATGGCTTTAATGGATGCTGGTGTTAAAATGAAACGCCCTGTTTCTGGTATTGCTATGGGATTAATTTCTGATGGTGATCGTTACGCAGTGTTATCTGATATTTTAGGTGATGAAGATCACTTAGGAGATATGGATTTTAAAGTAACTGGTACTTCTGAAGGTATTACAGCTTGCCAAATGGATATTAAAATTAAAGGATTAAGCTACGAAATTTTAGTGAATGCACTAAAACAAGCTCGCGAAGGTCGTTTACATATCTTAGGTAAAATTACAGATACTATTGCTGCACCTGCAGAAAGCGTTAAAGATCATGCGCCTACTATGGTAACGCGTCGTGTACCTAACGAATTTATTGGTGCTTTAATTGGACCTGGAGGAAAAGTAATTCAAGAAATGCAAAAAGAAACTGAGACTACTATCGTTATTAACGAAGACCCAGTTACTGAAGAAGGTATTGTTGAAATATTAGGTGTAGGTTCTAAAGGTATTGATGCTGTTATGGCAAAAATCGATTCTTTATTATTTAAACCAACTGTTGGTAATGTATATGAAGTAAAAGTAATCAAAATGTTAGATTTTGGTGCTGTTGTAGAATATATGGATGCACCAGGAAACGAAGTTTTATTACACGTAAGTGAATTAGCTTGGGAACGTACTGAAAATGTATCGGATGTAGTTAATATGGGTGATGTTTTTGATGTGAAGTATTTTGGACAAGATCCAAGAACACGCAAAGAGAAAGTATCTCGTAAAGCTATTTTACCAAAACCAGAAGGTTATGTTGCAAGACCACCAAGAGATGATAAACGTTCTGGTGGACGTGATAACAGAGGTGCTCGTGACAATAGAGGTCGTGACAACCGTCGTGATGACAGAAAACCAAGAGAAGATAAAAAAGAAGATTAA
- a CDS encoding AraC family transcriptional regulator: MRTSKHNIDSDIFDFTAYLNPNSQPEYVEIEGLKIKILIIEDNLRINQNYDQILSPNFDFVFSFNSLQALERTNQNQFNLILSNAIKPIVNGETLKKEVLNFSKDVNNDDEIIPVLIITTKDIKDESLEDLNMNNYVIKLSNQKKIISKIKLYTNNPDSSIKVTKKKSNTFHAILDLIKINLSKEDFNVNLLSHKTGYSQRQLSRIVKAETNKTPVKLILELRLKKAYELLSTDKNIKIKEVQYSIGINSSSYFSKKFKEQFGYTPSDFSNAS; this comes from the coding sequence TTGAGAACCTCAAAACACAACATTGATAGCGACATTTTTGATTTTACAGCCTATTTGAACCCAAATAGCCAACCTGAATATGTAGAGATAGAAGGTTTAAAAATCAAGATTTTAATTATAGAAGATAATTTGAGAATAAATCAAAATTACGACCAAATTCTAAGTCCTAATTTCGATTTTGTTTTTTCATTTAATAGCTTACAAGCTTTAGAAAGAACAAACCAAAATCAGTTTAATTTGATTTTGAGCAATGCTATAAAACCTATAGTAAATGGTGAAACATTAAAAAAAGAAGTTCTTAATTTCTCGAAAGACGTTAATAATGATGATGAAATTATTCCTGTTTTAATTATTACCACTAAAGATATAAAAGATGAAAGCTTAGAAGATTTAAACATGAACAACTATGTTATAAAACTTTCTAATCAAAAAAAAATAATATCTAAAATAAAGCTTTACACCAATAATCCAGACTCCTCTATAAAGGTTACAAAAAAGAAAAGTAACACCTTCCATGCTATACTAGATCTTATAAAAATCAACCTTTCTAAAGAAGATTTTAATGTTAATTTACTATCGCACAAAACAGGTTATAGCCAAAGACAATTATCTAGAATTGTAAAAGCAGAAACAAACAAAACGCCTGTAAAGCTAATATTAGAATTGCGCCTCAAAAAAGCATACGAATTATTATCTACCGATAAGAATATAAAAATAAAAGAAGTACAATACAGTATTGGCATAAACAGCTCATCGTACTTTAGTAAAAAGTTTAAAGAACAATTTGGTTATACGCCAAGCGACTTCTCAAACGCATCTTAG
- the rpsO gene encoding 30S ribosomal protein S15, which translates to MYLSKEEKQEMFAKHGKNKSDTGSAEGQIALFTQRIEHLTQHLKKNRKDYNTERSLVMLVGKRRSLLDYLIKKDVLRYRAIVKELGLRK; encoded by the coding sequence ATGTATTTATCTAAAGAAGAGAAACAAGAGATGTTTGCCAAACATGGCAAAAACAAAAGCGATACTGGTTCTGCAGAAGGACAAATTGCCTTATTTACACAAAGAATTGAGCACTTAACTCAACACTTAAAAAAGAATCGTAAAGATTATAACACTGAGCGTTCTTTAGTAATGTTAGTAGGTAAAAGAAGAAGCTTACTTGATTATTTAATCAAGAAAGATGTCTTAAGATATCGTGCAATAGTAAAAGAATTAGGATTAAGAAAATAA